tgtcaaaatattttcatgtaagcCTTAATCTGGATCAACAGGTGATAAAAAGGTAAAAGAATCTTGAATTGGTCTTTGGTCTTGACAGTGGCATTTCAGTTTTTAAATACATGATGATGGTAAAAACATTGTCAATCCCATTAAAATCCTGTGCATTATTTTTATTGTCAACATGATCTTTACtgaaagaggtatataaaaaTACTGTGGGATTCTCATTGTCTTCTTGTCTGAAACATTGATTTTTATGGTAAACGGTCAAAGTCAAAAGttgaaaatattgctaaatgcaagTAAGAGAAACCAGACTGAAAACGTTATAGCGTGGACTGTCTCCAGTGATATAATTATACCCTTACATCATAGTGGGTCCACAACTGTACTCCTGGTGATGCTATACGGAACACACTGGAGTAGAACCTAGACGGTTCGTAGAATTCAGGCAAGTGGATGTCCGCAGCCAGCTCTGGGAACTGATGGTGAATATCTGCTATGTCTTTCCTAGGATCATCTCCTAGAGCTCTCAGGTAGTAATGCTCTTCCTGAAACAGTGAGAGGGTGAGTCAGAGAGTgagtcagagagtgagtgaatgggtgagttaaCAAGtacaagtcagcgagtgtgcaagtgagtgagtgagtgagtgagtctgattGCTGTAGATGTGGAAATAACATTTTCctgtgagtgagcaagtgagtgagtgagtgagtgagtgagtgagtgagtgagtgagtgagtgagtgagcaagtgtgTGGAGGGTTAGGGAGAGGGAGTATCCTCTGGTGTTTGCTGTGGTCATTACATTAGCCAGTATAGGATTTGATGTACAGGACTTTTGATCTGAGGCCAGGTGCCTCATCCTCCACAATGAAGGTGCTATCCTCATTTGAGGAATGTCTCCACTCCCTGCCGTGTAATACTAATAGTAATAATTTTgccactggagtgagtgagtgagagagtggtgTGAGTGAGAGGCATGAGTGAGAGagcttgtgtgtgtgcgtgcgtgcgcgagTATGGTTTTCTgtcgcttgtagcaatattccagtggtaTCACAACAGGGGGAACCAGAgatgggcctcacacactgtaccagtgTCTGGAATTGAACTTGGGCTCAcagctttaaccattaggttaccccACTAGCCCCTAGACTTGCATAATCTCTTGATGAATGAGTTTGAATCAACAGATTTAAACCAAGAACTTTTGTTGAATGTGGGACAAAACCCACAATGATGCCGACAGTGAAACACATTTAACAATGGATCAAAACTCAAAGCATAGATGCCGATCTGGATTTGAGCCCGGGAAAAGCACTTAAAGTTGAAATTTCCATTCTGGACAAAACGGTACTTCTGACACAACTAGTAATGACATTGATATGTGGCTTCACAGATGAGATTGTATATATAGACAACACAATTGTTGGGGGATTTGttcttgtttaatgccacagtcAGGAATTTAATGCCACAGTCAGGAATATTCCTGCTGTCTGAACTAAAATATCCAgtaactgacatcatgagcatcaatcaatgcAGTTTGGTTTTGATCACATGCATTGATCACTGTGTACCTTTGAGTCAGCAACATGTTACAAGACACCACTCCCTCGATTTTCATGTCTCAAAACAGACCATTGTCAGGAAGTGACATCACCCTTAAAAAGATATCTACGGTAAGCAAAATTCCTTACCTCAGAAAGGAAAAACTCGGAATGTCTTTCTTCTGCTGCCCTTTGTACAAAACTTGAAAATGGTAATGATCTGAAATGGAaaaaaagatgtgaaatttaaTTACCAATGATAATGGCAAACTAATGACAGTGAAAGGAATAAAAGGTATGTAAAGGATTACTATTTGTAGAAAAGGTCATCAAATGTAAATGTTGCTTGATGAGAAGCAGTGCTGGATATTTGGTAGGGTGACAGACATCGGAATGTCAATACCTTCATGTACATAATAAAACTGAGATATCATGAAGTTTTGATTACTATTTTTGCAATGATAATTTATTCTAAGCCCCCTAGGCCATATAATAAAAAGTGATTTTGGCAGATGATGATATAACACCATACACAACAGTTGATATTTGTTGTCAAAGCTGTCAAACATAGTTGAACTGTAGATAAAGCTATATGAAACAAGAGGCCATCAAGAATTATTTACTTAATTAATTAAGCAATTTAAGTATTTAATTTCATGTTGGTATTTGGGGAAACtctgatatttgatattttttacaatAGTTACAAGGTAATTACTCTCACCTTCCCTCCTTTGActtctgtaaaatatttcaaatacacCCTTCTTGACTTATTGCCAAATTAGAAAATAATCTTAATCATACCATGCTAATGTCAGAAAAAATAAACTTGAATTAATTAAGGTAAGGGTATTGGCCCCTACCTGTAAACAaaatttttctttaaaaaatccaTTTGCGGAGTAGTGGACACATGAATCTTCACCTCCTTGTCCCCTCCATACTTTCTGAGATGGTCAACTGACCATTTCTCTCTGCATGGCCCAATGTCTATTCCCCTCAAAATGACAGGTtttctctgaaatgaaagaaagtACATTCACTTCTTGTCTATTCATTACGAATCAAACAAATATGTACCACAATTTCCCACATTTCTTCATACACATGATTTAAATAATTCTAAAGCTTGGAATAAAATGTTAATATTCGACACAACTGAGATGAGCAATGGAAATGATATTTTACAAGCGCTTCTGTCACACGtaacgatttgagttaaaaATTGCGGGGTTTACCTTTGGATACACGTCATTCAAGAATATCTCTTTTGTAGCATTGTGTATTACTGGTAAAACGTAATTCGTTCGGAATATCGATGTTGCATTGTCACCATTCATTTGTTCGGGTTAGAAGGTCCCCCTCGCGTAATGTAACTGAGAGGAAGTGGAAATCTTTAGTCAAGAAAACCAAAGTGGATCTCGtagaagggaggcaactctagacCAATGTGTATTTTCGAAAATGGCCTTGCGATCGGTTTGGGCTCTTGGAGCGATTATTTACTCAAACATACGTCCGCGTGTTATTTCAAAACTGTCCAAACTTGGCTTGCGGGCAATCCCCTTGACGCACAGGTCCAGTTTGAGTCGTGTCTTGTTGCGTCAAGAATCAGAATCGTCTTGTCAGAACTTTCCTCAGTTGTCAACAATAACATTCTCTAAGCACGAAGATGGTTCTTGTAAAACATCTGCAAGCAATGTGCCTTGCTCCAAGGTTGAACAGCGCCACAACGCGCGTTCTTTCTCTACAGGATTTGACGAGAGTGGGAAGAAACGTAGAACTCCACTGAAGTTAATGGACTTCCCTGAAATTTTATGGCCTAATATCATAAAATCGATGAAAAATAGAATATTTGCCTTTTTGATAACAGGATATTTTGACAAATCATTCACGATTGACACTTTCATAGAGGGATGTATACAGGTAACTAAACAGACAGTATGCAACACAAGAATGGAAGGGGTATATAAATTTCAATGCTGTATGTTTGTCATATTGACTACCCTCATTTGTCCTTACGACTTTTATATCGCCAAATATTGCAAAATGATATTATAGGTGAGCCAGTTACACATTACCTACGTTATATTTAATAACAGCATTCGATGTAATCAAAAAGTGTCAACGAACTCTCATGGCAAAGATGACAATAGGGAAAAGTATCACTTTTAGGAAGGGTTCTGTAGTAAAAGcttttcatcatgttcatgaaCCCAGCTTTGTAATTTCAGCATTGAAATGTGTGTATGCCTTGTAATCTAGTGTCTTGATGCATTCATCAATAAATAATGATGGTTATGTTTGTTTCACATTAGGTGTTATCAGTAGATAACAATGATTCTATGTTTAGTGAGTGCAAGTGGATCAGTGTAATTCAAGTATGATTAGTCAATTTTTGGTTTAAAATGCTGATCTCACTTCATTTTCTGGAGAACATATGGAATTGAGTAAGTAATTTCCAAGTATAAATCCTTGTAGGAAAAGTTATAAATATGTCCCTTTATATGTCAGGTTAGTGTTAACAAAAGTGTGGTCAGTACACTTGTTTAGTcgacttgtttgagtggcatatttTAGAAGTTTGAAGTCAGATAGAATAAGTGTTTATGGATGACCACTTCTTTAATACTAGAACATGATGTTTCGATACTGGTTTTTGTATAGTTTTcaagtgtaaatgatacagggagagaacaggCAATATATACGGAAAACAAATTAACAAGTGATTATAACAAAAAAGGGAACATCAGACATCAACCATCAAATCGGACCAGAAATCAGCCATTTCAGATCATATAGTGGCCCATCCCAATTACCAAATCAACTGGACTGACTACACCATCCTCTCAAGGAACCATTAAGACTTTACCAAAAGAAAAATAACTGAAGCTATCAAAATCAAATGATACTGATTAAGAGAGACCAAGGTTACCCCATCCTCACAGCTTACGATGAGCTCATCAAACCACTCTAGCCTCCTGTATAAACAATCCACTCTGTGTACCTCACTGGCTTACTTAGTTCTCATCACATTGTTAACTTGTATTCATACTAGGCTCTGTGCACGACAGGCTTCTATGTTTATCCTTGTATCCATTGTTACCCCTTTTTTtgttatcatcacttgttaattagTTTTCTGTCGTATATATATCGcctgttctctccctgtatcatttacacttgaaaacgatacaagaacctgtatcgaaatgtCATGTTCTAGTATtaaagttgtcatccatgtacACTTATTCTACATTTTTAGTCATTGTGATCAATATGATACGTGAAAGTGAGAACAGAGAAGTTAGGATGTGGAATTTTTGAATGTTCTTAACATATGAAACATAATGCctatattatttcatgatgtTATGTTGAACTAATGCAGGTAAGTTCAATGATGTAATATTTACCTAATGCATGTGATGTTTAATGCATATGTATATGCATGTAATCACATCACATATGACAGTTAATATTGCCTTTGGTCAAGaggaaaataatattttcacttaCTTGTtcaaaatcatgaaattaactAGACGTTTTCAttgcctgtgaagatccgggccaGGATGTGTCTCTCCCAGtattagtaacccatgcttgtcataagaggtgactaacaggattgggtggtcaggctagctgacttgcttgaccatgtgtcatcatatcacagttgtgtaggttgatgctcatgctattagtctctgggttgtctggccctgactcgattatttgcagactgctgccatgtagccGGAATACTGCGGGCTGAAGGCAGTATTAGACAGCAAACAAATAGACAAACTAAACCTAACTGTTCTGGCTTTGTTCTTCAGGCTGTGTCCCTTGTCTCCAGCTGCATATCTGTGGGCAACTTTGACAGCCTGCAGGGACTCGTAGAAGATGAGGTAATAAAATCCCTCTCTACTCTATGTCAAGTGCTTGAATGTCATGACAGCCGAAAATGATTGTGTGCTTGATCCATATTTCTGGTGCTTaaaccagacttgattatttacagaacctcatcatatacagtggaagctgtctaaactggcactcgcAGGgcctgaagaaataatctggtttagaattgtagagctgaaaataaatgtacaagccatggatgggatTGAGAAtttatgctggttttgacaacttgccggattggacagatgccagttatgacagcttccactgtagctggaatgttgctgcatcttgttcagcttgacctgagccaCTTTACATGAGATGTCAGGGGAGCAGGGaatgttattaatattatttttgtgCAATGCATGCATACATCGGAAACATTAAATTATCTGTAGCttcttgtttaaagaaagttaagACATTGTGGACCATTTCTCAAGAGTGAGATGTCAAATGCCAACTTTGTCTCGGCTggtcggacatgttgacaatcaactgacaaaggtgcaccccttcacaataatggATCcgaccagttgtgacacggtcatgCAATGCTGTAGTATTCAGTTGagcaggtcaagctgaacaagctctACTATTGTCCTTCAAATGCAACAGAGTTTATCATCTTTGGACTGTGCGCGATTTATGCACCAAGCTTAAGTGTATGGCACTTCATCAGAGATACATCAGTTGGTATCTGTGTTTAAAAGCAGTTTTCAGACATGTTACTGAGTTTTGTGAccttaaggtcacatgcaaagtaaaacacaatattgcacttttgaatcgcgataataattttgtttatttgttttttgacaagcagcaatgtatattatatgtcatgaataagtgataattgtgttttaattatgtttgattttttggttgcatgtgacctttaagagaaATAAAAGTAGTAGAACCCCCTGAAATTCGGCCTACCCAGTATTTTGATAGGTTGAAATGGGGATCATCATGTTTTATTTGGCCTCAAAGCTCTTGCTCTGATCTGCAGTTTTTGTTTCTGGGGCTTAATTGTGGTGCCTGGTTGCTCTAGTGATTTAGGCAGCATAGGTGGCCCAGTTGGATGTAGATCACATGATCCACAATTTGCCTGGATGAATTGTGTCCATTGTGGGtactcagagtgagtgagtatagttttatgccgcttttagcaatactccagcaacatGAAGGCAGGGGGAccccagaaattggcttcagatattgtatccatgttgggaatcaaacctgggcctttgtCATGAtgtgtgaatgctttaaccaccaggccacTCCACTGCTTTTTGTTACTCCGGAAACCTATGACCATTGTAGGTAATTCAGGTCTGCCTGATTAGAGTTCTTGATTGGTGAAGTCAATGCTTGTGCTTGTTGGATTCCCAGCAGCAATTATAAGTTTGAAAACCGCTTcaccttgacttggataaaagtggaatactgttaaaagtgGTCATAAAGAATTCCAAAACTTCATTTTTGCAGGCCATTCAAGAAATCCGGAACTCATACGCAGATTTAGATGTCGGCCAGAGAAGATTTGTCTGTGTTAATCCTCGGGATATCTTCTTCCGCTTTGTGTATGAGATTGGCATGATATTTGATGACCACTCAGGTAAATATAGATGTGCTTTTTGTATGAGATCAGCATGATATTTGAGTGATTTGATCACTCAGGTAAATATACACTCCAGTACTGTGTATTGAACTCTAATAACTCAATATCTTGGCAGTCTTTATATAATTTCTCAGTCCCAGCAAAGTCTGTCATAATCTTTCATTGTTCCAGCTCTTTTAACTTGATACAGATGTCTTGATATTTTGGATCTCTCAATACAATTTCATAGTCCCAACAAGCTAAATTATCCTTTTAACTTGATCTTTGAAAGGAGACTCGATATTCACCTACCTTTCATGGACAAGCATTTCTCTGACCTGAGGTTGATACCACACATTTACTCACGATGCGGCATAAATCAATGGGATGAGGTAGTGTAAACTAATTAGGGCTAATAGAGTTGAAAGTGTCACATGTTTGTAATTTAATTAGGATTAATTATAAAGGCTTTAATTAGGAAGTATTTTTATGGCCTGATTTGTCGAAGTTTGAACAATCAGTGGTGCCAATCCATCAGTGGTGCCGATCCGTCGAATCATGCTGGAGTGTTTGAGTGGTTCAAATTTCAGGCAATGCTAACACACTGGGAGAGCCTAAGTGCACTAATTAACGAGTCAGTTTGTGTTGTATTAGACTACATGAAGCAAGAACCTAACTCTGGCCCCTTTCCtcccattttgtgaaaaaaagaacataATTGCTTATCAAATCATCACTTACCATGGGAAACTATTTATgtcaaattgaaattattaatgCATCAGTTCAGACCTCGTGGACCTAGATTTCTGGTTGAAATTAGTCCAGTGATCTCTCTGTGAGAAATAACTTAATGGATTGGTTGATCTGGCTTGGTGACCTCTATGATGGCATGTGCTTGCCTGAGGCTTGGGTTATTGCtcattatatcaatcactggtctaTTTTTCCAAACTAGTCTATGTGCAGGCTGCTGCCTCAATGTTGAAATTGCTTTATTAAACAAATATGCACTCAATGTTGTTCAACACTTTCAAGATGCTTGCTTGACCTTAAAACTTGAAGTCTTGTATGCCGGTACAGTGTCAATGTTGATTTATGTTCTTTAATTTTTGGACCTACTTCAGAataggtagaataggccttcagcaacccatgcttgtcatgagaggcgactgtgcttgtcgtaagaagcgagtaatgggatcgggtggtcaggctcgctgacttggttgacacatgtcattgcttcACAatggtgcagatcgatgctaatggtgttgatcactggattgtctggtgcagacctgagtatttacagaccacagccatataggtttaatattgctgagtgcggcgtaaaactaaactcactcactcactcacttttcttcAGAGAGGAGATTTGTAGAGGTCACAGTGGTTCTTCAGGGTTTCCATGGTTACAATGAGGCCAAAGAAAAGGAACCTATGGAATATTACAATGAGGTGCGAGACAACCAAGATAGACTGTATATATGTAACTATAGGTGAGTTCATATTCATTTATACCTTCACAGAATTTACCAACGTGTGcatctgttgtcatggtaactatGCACTAATGGGATTTAACTTGGTACATGGTATAACATCTGCTGCATTTGTTTTTGCctaatatttgtatttgtaaggAAATGTGGTATATCTGTTGAAGTGATTTAGGTACATATGCTATGATTTCAACTTCTGAAGGGTGTTGGATCGTCAAGCCGAAGGTGGGATGTCCATTTCAGGT
This portion of the Haliotis asinina isolate JCU_RB_2024 chromosome 10, JCU_Hal_asi_v2, whole genome shotgun sequence genome encodes:
- the LOC137298412 gene encoding tRNA wybutosine-synthesizing protein 5-like, whose amino-acid sequence is MNGDNATSIFRTNYVLPVIHNATKEIFLNDVYPKRKPVILRGIDIGPCREKWSVDHLRKYGGDKEVKIHVSTTPQMDFLKKNFVYRSLPFSSFVQRAAEERHSEFFLSEEEHYYLRALGDDPRKDIADIHHQFPELAADIHLPEFYEPSRFYSSVFRIASPGVQLWTHYDVMDNLLIQVNGSKRVVLFSPREVENLYLNGDKSEVIDVDNPDLERFPKFPEAERHEGVLEPGDILFIPALWFHNVISLEFGVAVNVFWKHLSPNLYDHKDTYGNKDPQPAARATQILDRALKTLEELPPEYRDFYARRLVTRIQTKAYMKKDDSVT
- the LOC137298413 gene encoding m-AAA protease-interacting protein 1, mitochondrial-like produces the protein MALRSVWALGAIIYSNIRPRVISKLSKLGLRAIPLTHRSSLSRVLLRQESESSCQNFPQLSTITFSKHEDGSCKTSASNVPCSKVEQRHNARSFSTGFDESGKKRRTPLKLMDFPEILWPNIIKSMKNRIFAFLITGYFDKSFTIDTFIEGCIQAVSLVSSCISVGNFDSLQGLVEDEAIQEIRNSYADLDVGQRRFVCVNPRDIFFRFVYEIGMIFDDHSERRFVEVTVVLQGFHGYNEAKEKEPMEYYNEVRDNQDRLYICNYRFIREFTKGVEGDWSINKLNHFSPKEFTMI